One segment of [Limnothrix rosea] IAM M-220 DNA contains the following:
- a CDS encoding mechanosensitive ion channel family protein, translated as MLADKASYVGIWVIGVLFACVVAFPGLKLGDIVATLGIGSIAVGFAFQDIVKNFLAGIILLVEEPFRIGDEISVNGYNGVIQSINIRTTHIRSYQGEKVLLPNADVFTDAVMVQTGYDARRTDLGVGVDYNTPLPVAKDILFDTIRSVEGVLADPEPEIDLVNFGDSSIDFIVRYWTKPQQKNVRQAQTKAILGIKKALDQADISIPYPIRTLYYFNQDKYDDYMPEQNGNQVSEQVHN; from the coding sequence ATGCTTGCAGATAAAGCAAGTTATGTTGGGATTTGGGTTATTGGTGTCTTATTTGCCTGTGTCGTTGCCTTCCCCGGCCTCAAACTTGGAGACATCGTTGCCACCCTTGGAATTGGTTCCATTGCTGTTGGTTTTGCGTTCCAAGATATTGTGAAAAACTTTTTGGCTGGTATCATCCTTTTAGTAGAAGAACCGTTCCGTATTGGTGATGAAATCTCTGTCAATGGTTATAACGGTGTAATCCAAAGTATTAATATCCGTACGACTCATATTCGTAGCTATCAAGGCGAAAAGGTTTTACTGCCCAATGCCGATGTTTTTACCGATGCGGTGATGGTACAAACTGGCTACGATGCAAGGCGTACTGACTTGGGTGTAGGTGTTGATTACAATACGCCGCTGCCTGTTGCGAAGGATATTTTGTTTGATACGATTCGCTCGGTGGAAGGTGTCCTTGCGGATCCTGAGCCTGAAATTGATCTGGTGAATTTTGGGGATAGCTCCATCGATTTCATCGTTCGTTACTGGACTAAGCCTCAACAGAAAAATGTTCGTCAAGCTCAAACTAAGGCGATTTTAGGCATTAAAAAAGCCCTCGATCAGGCAGATATTAGTATTCCGTACCCTATCCGTACTCTCTACTATTTTAATCAAGATAAGTACGATGACTATATGCCTGAGCAGAATGGTAATCAGGTATCAGAGCAAGTCCACAATTAG
- a CDS encoding bestrophin family protein has protein sequence MLTQDKFEKSNWLSTVFQLQGSVVLMILPRIFFFCGFTATVTFLYIQGRPIYLEKLGDLTTNVIYNLVLGLLIVFRTNTSYDRFWEGRKAWGSIVVNSRNLAQEIRLGVRADHDSDQTQKQRALKLISAFAIATKLHLRGAAVDEDLKALTTKTQAEKLAESEHRPFDIQFWLRSYLSDQLEAQKISDGQYSMVSAMLNDLMGSVSSCERILTTPIPITYRMYLKRLILIYCFGLPFRIIPDLTWWSVPITGVVSFLLLGIEEVARELENPFGFNLNDLPLDDLCKVIGRDVEHIAADERPDSATFSEKITV, from the coding sequence ATGCTGACACAAGACAAATTTGAAAAGTCCAACTGGTTAAGTACGGTTTTTCAACTGCAAGGCTCTGTTGTGTTGATGATTTTGCCGAGAATTTTCTTTTTCTGTGGCTTTACAGCAACGGTCACTTTTTTGTACATTCAAGGACGACCGATTTATTTGGAGAAACTAGGAGATTTAACCACAAATGTGATCTACAACCTAGTCTTAGGTTTACTAATCGTATTTCGTACAAATACTTCCTACGACAGGTTTTGGGAAGGACGCAAAGCTTGGGGTAGCATCGTTGTAAACAGTCGCAATTTAGCCCAAGAAATTCGTCTGGGAGTGCGGGCAGATCATGATAGTGATCAGACCCAAAAGCAAAGGGCATTAAAGCTAATCTCGGCATTTGCGATCGCCACAAAATTACATTTACGAGGGGCGGCCGTTGACGAAGACTTAAAAGCTTTAACGACAAAAACCCAAGCAGAAAAATTAGCCGAATCAGAACATCGCCCCTTTGATATCCAATTTTGGTTACGCTCTTACCTCAGCGACCAACTAGAAGCGCAGAAAATTAGCGATGGCCAATATAGTATGGTAAGCGCCATGCTAAACGACCTCATGGGCAGTGTCAGTAGCTGTGAAAGAATTCTGACGACACCGATTCCCATCACCTACCGCATGTATTTAAAGCGACTTATTTTAATTTATTGCTTTGGCTTACCATTCCGCATTATTCCCGACCTGACTTGGTGGTCAGTGCCCATTACCGGCGTTGTAAGCTTCCTCTTACTCGGCATTGAAGAGGTGGCTCGCGAGCTAGAAAATCCCTTTGGCTTTAACTTGAACGACCTGCCCCTTGATGATCTATGCAAAGTCATTGGCCGAGATGTTGAACACATAGCCGCCGACGAAAGGCCTGACAGTGCAACTTTCTCCGAAAAAATTAC